One Antedon mediterranea chromosome 1, ecAntMedi1.1, whole genome shotgun sequence genomic window, CATCACATCAGTTTTAATCCTGAGTCATATCTGAACaaattcataaaaattaaatctATTTCGGTACTTCATGGAATCATCAAAGCAATTTCTCAGTAATATATTTCAAAAGTTGACGTTCATTTTCcttattatagaaataaaaatgaccACCGGGCATCGTTTGACTCTTGAACTCTCCGTTGGTGATCTTAGCCCAacctttaaaaacataaatatttatgttggaTTAATATATAAAACCCTAAGGCAACAAGTTTAATCCAACTCGGAAATCAATATCTCTATTTTACCTATGTTttcacaatttttatttaactatAACTATTTTAAGATGGCAGCAAGTATGTTagtagtaaaaaaaataatttgtgtcTCTCTTAAATTATGCAATTTTAACGGACAAAAAGTGATTTATTTTGatcagttttaatatttttgtgggTACTTCagtaaaaagaaataaacatatacTAGTAAGGTAAGTGTAGTCTAGGTTCCAGACGAATGACTTACTATTTGTAAAGaagatcaacattttttttattttttatacataatacatGAGCTTGAAATAGTTAAGAAAGATTCTCATAGGGATATCTACTTTGTTTACCAAACCAACTCAACAGAGGCCTACAATCTTACAAGTGTCAAAACCCTACTGTGCATAGTGAACTCATGGGCAACAGACATATCAGGCCCACTCAGCTGCATGATTTTTGTTAAGTGAGGGTTAGGCTAAGTTTATTTAGATGTTGGGTTGCTTTAGTTTGTCCTTTATTATCGTCTTATTCTTGTGCCCAATCATGTTACAATTACAACTACCACTTATTAGCACACCTCCACTCTCAGTAAACAAGTTATTAAAATTTTTACCAGCAACATCATGAGGCTTATCATTGTCTCCATCTGTAAAACTCACAGGGCACGTCAGAGGGACACTATCTGGAAGATTATACCTGAAAAATCATAGAAATGCAAAGTTGTACAAGACTGGCTATTCACACAGCAGCTGtgtgtataaaaacaaaacattgtattaaatattatgattatgataatgTGAAGGGTAAGAGGTTACTAGTAGAAGCAAGTattaagcactgtctacactatgaaactagtttgactaaaaaaagtgaagtgcccaaatatggtagtgatatgacatcatcatgttcatatatgggcacatcacatttatttgtcatataaagtttgatagtgtagacagaaattATAGTTTGACATAATGGCAAATAAAGAGAAAAAATGATGCTGCCATGTATGGAACATCAATGACCTCATAAGGAGAGGGCATGGTATtggaaaataaacaatttgtaaagtacaaataaaaattaacaataccTATAATGTGATACCATGTGAAAATCAGCCCTAAGGGATGGCATATACATTTTCATCAAATCACGGTTTTCTAAAACTTCTTGCGGTGTTCCACCGATTCgtttaatattttccaaaaattcatCCTCGGGCATATTTATCCAATCGGTTGCAATTCTTTGTCCTgcagactaaaaaaaaaaagaagaataaaaTATTGGGTCAATTCTTCCTAAAGCAGACAATTAAATAGATTCTTTTCTATTCTTTATTTGTATTCAGAAAATGAGATTATAATGTGGAAGTGTTTATGTCCAGGCTTGAATATATACCACATATTCAAAAGCAAAACAAGGAGAGTCAACTTATGCCAAGTTTCTGATTATTGTGTTCCTTTATCAGTGGGAATTTCAATATTTCCATAACTAGACTAATCCAGCTAAAGTAGGTATGACACACCAAgtgtaaaaaatgttttttcttttacataatattaaacCAAATTGCTCTGTGTAGGACCTCGACTAACAGAAGACATAAACAACATCTAGATGGAAACCCAGGTTCTACTTATTTTGATCGCTTAACTTTAGTATTGTGGGTTTAGTTCCACAACACAACACCGTCACCAGCAGGAGACACCAATTGAAACCATGAGGACATCATCAAACCATTGCTTAGTGTCTTGACCAAAGCTCTTACCTGAGGAGAGGTGAATCCAGAAACAAAGAGATGAACTGGTTCTAATCCATAGTACTTCTTCAGATACAGAGCAACTTCGAATGAAAGAACAGATCCCATACtaataacatttaataaaacataacaCCACATATAATTTTAACATCAAAGGGTTGaaggtaaataaaaaacatcaaaaacgAAATACTGGACTGGAGAACTATTCActtaaataagtttttttttaaagagctgtaaagctctgtttacactatcaaactttatgtgacaaaaaaatgtgatgtgccaatatatggacacgatcattaccatatttgggctctTACTATTttaatagtgtggacagagttTACCTATGACCGAAGAAAGCAAAGGGTTTTGATTGAAACTTTGGAAGGAGTGTGTTAGCAATGTTAGCTACAGTTGTTAACATATCACCACATGGTTTGTCATTCAAACGAATCTCTCTTCCCGCTAATCGAACTGCAcatactataaaataaaaacagatatttaataattatgatatttcaaTAAAACGTTATTCTTTATGTATTGTCTGATATTTAATTGGTTACAAATGTGAGGGCAGTATTTtgagtttttttaattaaagttgtattgtccctttgaacacaaaaaatgaaggtcaaaatattctaaatttaaattggccatatcaaagtaatattaaagttattcactttaagttaaaaattcgagccaaaaacaacaagtttacgtaattaacaggtaaattagtttgattaaatttcgtctggaaaatcattccgagcgaaagtaaacaaagatttcaaaccacgagtatgaattatgcatgatatgctaattaagattgtttacaacttgtcacggtgGTTGAGGAGATGTTTTTACACATATCGCGCGATCGAgagaggaagttttatgattatgcatataATATAGCCAAACTGTACGTAACGCGCGCCGCCGGCGCGGCCGGCAGtgtatgcctaggcctagttgcggaacgaattttgttttaatgtattcaAGAAACCCATGGATTTATCGGTAaatatattactattttttacttAGTTTCtctcaaataaaatgtatacttgTGGCCTAGTTTAGATActctaggctactactactaagCCTAGCTCTAAGCTGTAACTTGCACAGTACCTACCTATAGGATAGGCCTAGCCTTctactctagcctaggcctaggctactctAGGTAGGTAGGTCTACCTTTCAGGTTCACGttgtctttttattaatattaggcctatgctTTAGACTCATTTTTAAGTATTCGTTGGCTACCCGTATTAATTTTTGCCAGGTCCGATCGGTTCATCATTACTAATTATCGAGTATAGGCTAGTAAAATGTGCCCAAGTTAGCCCACTGTACTGGCAACTGATTCGTCATTTTGACGATAGATGCCAGTTCTATTTTTAAAGACTAGCCtattactagtagtagtagcctaacTATTGAATTGTACTGtgtataaaaagaaatacacTAATCATATCCATGGGATTTTTTAATTAGAAATATgttactaataattaatactataatttccatatacaatatatataaaaatctaTAGGATCTGTGGTTATTTACTATTTTTGTGacaatacttttaaaaatattcgCAACTAATTAGCTTCACTGTTAATGTTACTTGTCAATGGACCAGTAATACATAAAGGTAAAAAGATATTGTGAAACCTGGTTCAACATTTGAAATTCTGGTGGCAAATGGCAAAGATTCCTCAcgataaatatttcatatttccaTATTTAGCAGTAAacaatttataacaattttattttaggttAAAATTAATGCATTGACAGAGGTAGAGGCTAAAGACCTACTAACTAAAGGAAGCAGCAGAGAAAAAGTACCAGAGGGAGGTCATCATTCTGTACCACCAGCAACTACACCAAGTTGGTGTGTTTGCAACAACTGCTGGCAAATTCAAACTGAAAATGAAAGAGTGTTCTGTGGCTATACACACGAAAACACAACAAATTTCAGGTAATTGCACGTGTgaaacattacagtatattaatttaacataCTTATTGATAAAATGCATTACAATGATAAAGTGTCGATATAGTGTatctaaaaaaacacaaaaagaattgtctttttgtcaaactaattttaaaagttCTGCTTTATTTTTAATAAGTACTGTTGTTAAAATACAGACCTGTTACCAgcttatattattttgaaaaatagtgCATAAcataaactaaacaaaaaatactaaataaacatttttttttttcattttaggaCTTTTAGTTGCTCATTCTAAATGAAGCAATGTTGCAATTGGCACGAGCCTATCATCAAGATATATTAGCAGCGCCTATGGACAACAAATGGAGTAGGGGTCATAAACATACAGCCTACCGGCAGTATGTTTTGTGACCACATGGTCGTCTCGGTATTGGCATCAGAATATAATACCCAGTTGTGTATGGGCAGTACGGGACAAATACCCCGATGCATTTGGCCAGTATGTTGGTTTTCAACCAGGAcgaatttaaagatgtattgtccctttgtacAATTCCCACAAATAGATTTCCAAATTTAATTGCTCATTTTAGTACcataacagaaaaaaataaatcatttttaactGAATACATTAAAAACTTAACAGGAATTGCCCAGTACTGTTTGCACGAATAGAAAGGTAACTGATACatcatagtttttttttaaatcttgacaATTTCTCTTCAACTAGTTGATGAGTTGGTAATGCTGGTACTGAAGCAATGTTTCTGCTGAGCCTTCTTGGGTCATCTTCTCCTAAGCCTGTTACTGTTTTCAGGCTAGTTTCATCAAGTAGTCTTCTGTATACAACCATTTCCACCAATTTCTGGATGTAGCTGTAATCCTTTTCTTCTTTAACAGGCACCACTGTCCACCTcttactttttttgttaaataagcGTTGATATCTACACAacagaaaataattgtttataatttttgacAGCAATTTGGAATATTTTGCTTAGATTGCAATTCGGGAAAAccgattttaaaattaattgtcaAATTTCTTTTGCCCATATACCTGTAGCTAGTTCCATGGTAACTCCGTTGTACATGGCATAAAGATACAATTGATTTAAGAATAGACTTGTCGGTTTCATATGTAGTACGGTATTTAGTAATTAATATAGCCAATTAATATTCAACTGTAAAAAACTATGGAATGTACCTTGTGGTCccatctttatttttcttgaTCTCTCGTTGATGGTTTGCTGTGTAATCCAATGCTGCCAGAAGATTCCTTACTTTGTACATTGGTGGACTGTAATGGAATCTTTTGGCCGCATACATCAAAATACATTGGTGGAAATTTTCCAGTTCAGCAGTTCCACTAAAAATAcacaatatgtatatataaatagcTAAGTCAATACTGTTGtcaaatgcaataaaatatgcaagttttaaagtaatactaataaatgtgtttattatgtgtatattGTTCTGttgaaatgtatatttattgtttagagcacctgtttttttttttttagctttaATCAATACTACAGAATATGCACAGAAATGCTTGTACAGTATAAACCATTCctctatttttaatcaatttgcTCACCGAAAATTAAGCCAATATGGGATTTTCTTTAGAAATCTGTTGTTTAGGACGATCTTTCGTAGTGCATTGTGCGCTGGATGACCCTTTGTCATCCATCCCTTTTGTCTCTCGCTCTCAAGAGGTCTATGACTACAGGAGGCTGTACCAACATCACTATATGATAAAGCCCACTGGTGTTCATCCACCACATGGTGAAGAATTCCACACCATATTCCCTATCATTGAACAAGAAAATCAGTAAAATACATATCTCAAATAcagatttctttttttaaatatggaaAAAATGGATACAATATCAGATACACACAGAGATAATATGACAATGTCAGTATCTGAAGATAGCTGTGAGCCTTTAAAATTGATGAACATAGTAGAAccagaataaagaaattaattCCACAATAAAGAAGATCTTGTGCTAAAGTTTATGTTCAAGAACAATATAACTTGTCTTTGAGagtgtatatacagtatgtgcatcattaaattaaaacatgtaCATACAAGAAATTCATCATATGTCTTTGAAGTCTCGCAGGTATGCCAGAAATGGTTTACAATATCTTTGCTCCAACTTAATAAGACTTTGCAGTCTTTCTTCTGACCAGCCtgttaaattgtataaaaaataccaATGAAACAAAAGATTagtattaatttgtataataaatatcctattttacatattatgaaattagggtataactataataaaataatttacattgtcTGCAAATTACCAAAAAACTTACTGCAACCAATGCTTTTGCTAGATTCTTGGCAGCATGCCAAATATTGTGTGAGTGTTTGATGTCTGGATATTCGTTTTCTAGAGTgatgaagaaaaacaaatataaaaataaaccatattttacagaataaaaacatgttaatcaaaaatttattttagattttggTGATCATCTAGAATTACgatgtaaaaataaaacatactcaTCAATGCGCCAATCTGTAAGTGTGCATCGGTTACACATTCAACTAcattcacattttgttgtttgagAAATGAAACACTCTTCTGAAATCCTACTTTTTCCATTAAAGTACTTTTGCCCTCTGTCTCCCGCTTATCAATTGTCATAATTGACAAAATACTTTTGTCAGCATTGTCCATCATAGTATACGTGCAAAATTGGGCAGAGTGTCCTGGACTGTCCATCCTTCCATCtcctatgaaaaaaaaatatttacagtaataacattcttgtactgtatataagtaGATTTGTACCTGACCACCACTAAAAACAGTTTTTAATAGAATTTCTCTTCACTATAACTcgtcaaaaacaatattagcgtttttcagtaatttagtTCCATCCTGCATTTTCATTTGCACAATGAAGCCTTGACCTATGAACTTTAGTTTAgtcacatttattttttttccatacacctccattttatattataatacctACCAAGCAGTACAACATCTTTTCCTTCATGTGCTGTCAAGATTTCTTTCTGGGTATCTTCCCATAATTCAGTAACTGCAGGCACAAGATATTTTCTCTGAATTCTATAGTAGGTGTTGACATTCAGAATATGAAGTTTTAAAAACTTGGCCAGAAGAGCAATCTTTGCATAGTTGTTTCCAGAAGCTAAAAGTGCCGTAGACATTAACAAATCCCCTCCATGCAATTTGTTCTTTAGAATTGGTAGAGAACACCATTTGTTGTTCAGGTGGCCATTTGTACAAATCTAAGTAgatcacaataatatatttattaaataaaccaTTAAACCAATTTCATAAAATAAGTCATTTGACAAGCTGAAACACATTACATAGCAACCATCATTGTTTGATGGTACCATAGACTTGTTCATAAATTGGTTTCAGGAATTAATtagaattatgaattattaaattaagataaaatgtttacaaaaattgaAAGTAAGACTTTTTACCCATTTGAAATACACAGCAGAACCAACAAACTTTGAATGCAGATCAACAGGACTACTACAGGATTTTCTAGTACAAGATTTGTTGATTTTGATTTCTGCCAAGGTTTTCAAACAGTTTAAGTACACTATGCAGGTTTCATCTTTTATAAGAAAGTCAGACTCTTCCATAATATCAATGTGTTTAACATAAGGGCTTTCAACTTCCACACCTTCAATGTCCTCCTCAATCTGACTGGATGGATCATCATTTTCTGCCTCAATTTCAAATTCCTCTTCAACGAATGAGGTTTCTCTGAGGTTAAGTGCATTGTTGGGActgaaaaatgtatgtatgacttaatttcaaacattaatttttttttaaatgatgctTTACTGCATCACAATAAAGTTTAGGTTAAAGGAATAGATGATGACTTACCAAAGGCTTATGTCAAATGATGGTTCATATAAATCATAATCTTCATCTTCATCACAAGTGCTCTCTGACTCAGATTCACTTGACAAGTTAATGTCAATGGTCATACTGAaagaataatagtaatacttgtGCAATGATGTCAACCTCTTAATTGTGTGATTAGAAACACTAGCAATCGAGGGGGAAAGGATTTTAAActatgtaattaaaattaatacattgtaACATATAAAATGAAAAGTATACAGAATTcatttactttaatatttcagcaGAGCATCTGGGTCTGTCCTCTTCTTTAATGTTGcttatactaaaaaaataacagTTTTAATGCCATTTTATTTCTCAATAACAGTAATCAGATTGGCATAGTGTATAAAGAGTGCAGGGTATTATCAAGCCACAGACAAGGATTTTGCTGTGTTCATTCCATTGGAATTAAGTGAAACAGAAAAGTTAAAGCGctgcaattttagtttaaacTTACCTTCCATCTTCAGAAGCACTTGGAAAATCTATCAATTCCAGATATTGAAGAAATTCTAAAGAACAATTTATGATCGATGacaatttctatattttttagttATATTTGTAGAGTTCCTATTGAGAAGTCAGTTAGTAGTGAGTGTTGAAGCCATGTAATCATGAGTGTAGAAAGCAACCGTTCACTATGTGAATCCCATGTGATCTAATTTAAGTAcggtattaatattattagtaatatatttcataacaaaatttgtattatatCTAAATTTTCATACCTTGTATCTGAACCACCAGATAGTGTAGTTCTTAAATAAGCACCTTCTATAGGCGTCGATGTTGTAGGAAGGTGAGTAGAAACTGTTGTCCTGGTCGGCCCAGAAGCTGTGCTATGTCTTTCTGCATGACTAAACGTAAAACAATAAAGCACAGTGTGAAGAGGTATAGAATAAGggaaaacaattttacaatttaaataaaaaaaaaaattaatataccaaatcatcaaattaatactgtactaaaattGACACTGGCTAGCCCTAGTAATGTAACAACAGAGGAGGTACCAAAGTTAATTCCCACTCTAGCtaggaaaataattattttactagccCTGTTTGTGAAGGCCCTCACTACCAAACAGATGGTATTGTAATCAATTATCTACTTAAAATTCCAAGTCAAATGGTTAGGAGGTAAACCTTTTCGTCATGGGtggccaatttttttattaaaaaaaaatggtaggaCCTGTGCTGTGTGTATGTTCAGCTAGGTAACCGGATCTATGATTTTaattaggcataggcctagcgGCTAGCTATTCTATGCTAGATTATATATAACACTAACACTAAAAGTATACTTTCTGTCTCAAAATACCTGCTGTACTACGAAAGGTGTGTTGTATTACTCTATCTACCTAGGCCTATCAATCCGCCTGTTTTCGAACGATTCATCTAATTGCAAAGGTAGgcaggcctagtagtagtagtagtataggcTATATAGTAGTTAGTATagataggctagctaggcctagcctgccCTGGAGGTCTAACCtaacctatttattattattagtattatactaaattcaaaattattagGCTATCTATAACTCTGTGGAACTATagtaccaataataataattatcattacttACTAGTATTGCctattttactaaataaaagGCCCTAACTAATCCCTAGAGCCGATGGACACTGTACTATTTCTAAAGAGAGAAGTTACCTGTCAAGCAAAAAATTTGCAACATCAGAATTACTTGCTAAATTATTTGCTT contains:
- the LOC140056625 gene encoding S-acyl fatty acid synthase thioesterase, medium chain-like, translating into MLIRMESMINCRHTRPNSQLRLFCFPWAGGGTNYYVNWAKTLSDSIEVCAVRLAGREIRLNDKPCGDMLTTVANIANTLLPKFQSKPFAFFGHSMGSVLSFEVALYLKKYYGLEPVHLFVSGFTSPQSAGQRIATDWINMPEDEFLENIKRIGGTPQEVLENRDLMKMYMPSLRADFHMVSHYRYNLPDSVPLTCPVSFTDGDNDKPHDVAGWAKITNGEFKSQTMPGGHFYFYNKENERQLLKYITEKLL
- the LOC140056615 gene encoding uncharacterized protein, producing the protein MTIDINLSSESESESTCDEDEDYDLYEPSFDISLCPNNALNLRETSFVEEEFEIEAENDDPSSQIEEDIEGVEVESPYVKHIDIMEESDFLIKDETCIVYLNCLKTLAEIKINKSCTRKSCSSPVDLHSKFVGSAVYFKWICTNGHLNNKWCSLPILKNKLHGGDLLMSTALLASGNNYAKIALLAKFLKLHILNVNTYYRIQRKYLVPAVTELWEDTQKEILTAHEGKDVVLLGDGRMDSPGHSAQFCTYTMMDNADKSILSIMTIDKRETEGKSTLMEKVGFQKSVSFLKQQNVNVVECVTDAHLQIGALMKNEYPDIKHSHNIWHAAKNLAKALVAAGQKKDCKVLLSWSKDIVNHFWHTCETSKTYDEFLGIWCGILHHVVDEHQWALSYSDVGTASCSHRPLESERQKGWMTKGHPAHNALRKIVLNNRFLKKIPYWLNFRGTAELENFHQCILMYAAKRFHYSPPMYKVRNLLAALDYTANHQREIKKNKDGTTRYQRLFNKKSKRWTVVPVKEEKDYSYIQKLVEMVVYRRLLDETSLKTVTGLGEDDPRRLSRNIASVPALPTHQLVEEKLSRFKKKL